One Acanthopagrus latus isolate v.2019 chromosome 12, fAcaLat1.1, whole genome shotgun sequence genomic region harbors:
- the LOC119030329 gene encoding L antigen family member 3-like, translated as MAATDEGTNQLEFSLEVPFPSSREAEIALRSLSPDREPRKGGISKQLTVSGSKLSVRWSADEARILRVSVNSFLDHLSLVLETMEMFGPPVSQ; from the exons ATGGCGGCGACAGACGAAGGAACAAACCAACTGGAGTT CTCTCTGGAAGTTCCCTTCCCGTCGTCTCGTGAGGCCGAGATCGCTCTGCGCTCTCTGTCGCCCGACCGAGAGCCGAGGAAAGGCGGCATCAGCAAACAGCTCACAGTGTCCGGCAGCAAGCTGTCTGT GAGGTGGAGCGCAGATGAAGCTCGGATCCTCAGAGTGTCTGTGAACTCATTCCTGGATCATCTGTCGCTCGTTCTGGAGACCATGGAGATGTTTGGGCCTCCTGTTTCACAGTGA